One Janthinobacterium sp. TB1-E2 genomic region harbors:
- a CDS encoding lipopolysaccharide biosynthesis protein — translation MEKHDELNEVGFYVEDDDFNLTNFLSILWKSRGVILAGTALVTLLGTSSALFLSRYQSEGFLQFGGAIPEKKIEKDGKEIKEQAPGIALADYKRYSSPLNTSERFNEFARQNNIENDPTVIALSQTFASRGGIAKVIEPIFPFTKLDAKELMSSTKDSDNNVIAVSINYAAKTPESAQQAVRLLGRYTVDTIVYMIYTDILRFKNSEISAAITKLDNKIIENKEKIDSYQRTGAKLKQIVTRYPDAAGQASRQLVSITEDTARYLSPLSQLMTSEVEINEANEAIYKAKREQKQYMILAEYYDRAKALAESTKSGEAILRGLEPIKKTVFSNKDMEDETIKEVYNKISVDNSSAISLYLEKTRFIAGPSLPKNRTTRTSIALLGSLLAGLGISIFFVLGRRWWQNNRQQLQG, via the coding sequence ATGGAAAAACATGACGAATTAAATGAAGTGGGATTTTACGTTGAAGACGATGACTTCAACTTAACAAATTTCCTCTCTATCTTATGGAAATCGCGTGGCGTTATCCTAGCGGGAACTGCTTTAGTGACGTTACTTGGCACTTCCAGCGCCTTATTTCTTAGCCGATACCAAAGTGAGGGTTTTTTACAATTTGGAGGTGCTATTCCTGAGAAAAAAATAGAGAAAGACGGAAAAGAAATAAAAGAACAAGCACCCGGTATCGCTTTAGCTGACTACAAGCGCTATTCCTCACCATTAAACACCAGTGAACGTTTTAATGAATTTGCCAGGCAAAACAATATAGAAAATGACCCTACTGTTATCGCTTTGAGCCAGACATTTGCCTCGCGCGGCGGGATTGCGAAGGTGATCGAACCGATCTTTCCGTTCACCAAGCTTGATGCAAAAGAATTGATGAGTAGCACCAAGGATTCCGACAACAATGTCATCGCCGTCTCCATCAACTATGCGGCCAAGACACCGGAAAGCGCGCAACAAGCGGTGAGATTGCTTGGACGATACACAGTCGACACTATTGTTTACATGATTTATACGGATATTTTACGCTTTAAAAATTCCGAAATTTCCGCTGCCATTACCAAGTTGGATAATAAAATCATTGAAAACAAGGAAAAAATCGACTCGTATCAGCGCACAGGCGCCAAGCTGAAGCAGATCGTTACGCGCTATCCGGACGCTGCCGGTCAGGCTTCCCGCCAGCTTGTATCAATCACCGAAGATACGGCACGCTACCTCTCGCCGCTTAGCCAACTGATGACTAGCGAAGTCGAGATTAATGAAGCAAATGAAGCCATCTACAAGGCAAAGCGGGAACAAAAACAGTACATGATTCTTGCAGAATATTATGATCGCGCAAAAGCATTGGCTGAGAGCACAAAATCTGGCGAAGCCATTCTGCGAGGACTGGAACCAATCAAGAAAACCGTTTTTAGCAATAAGGATATGGAAGACGAAACGATCAAGGAAGTCTATAACAAGATCAGTGTCGATAATAGTTCCGCAATTAGTCTTTATCTGGAAAAAACACGGTTTATTGCCGGTCCTAGCCTGCCAAAGAATCGGACAACCCGTACGTCAATCGCCCTGCTAGGCAGCCTGCTTGCAGGCTTGGGTATCTCTATCTTTTTTGTGCTGGGACGTCGCTGGTGGCAGAATAATCGTCAACAACTGCAAGGCTGA